In Bacteroidia bacterium, a genomic segment contains:
- a CDS encoding translocation/assembly module TamB domain-containing protein has translation MKKSFWKILRYVAGGVGLFVMLFLGLSMLVSFPRVQTWLVMHTQGYMSEYLGTRVQIEKVSMAFPYKGVFESVSVEDCQGLPLVKIERLKVNMLSFSLWNVFFKPTETKRFKISGVDLIGPEIFLSRTRADSLFNLNCILENFLSNDTTDVEKSGFVIDIAAVHIENGQFIFADSTAEDFDSLYADRINLRHIQLDSIETDFSLLLESTGKVEMYLNQISAIENFTGLKLEHFSTFLVTGEKPDPADLSGDVPFVELSDLSLKTGNTWIKGDIWFPNTTFRQLIDRDFNENFEIKLKDSRLEVALVNYFISNPLPLSGVIRGEGQVNGNRNEIHARGFFARYLNQTRVRADIDLLGYLDPDKASIDIRVQESRIFLPEIEALLPSVKLPNMLKTLQTLSMTGSLKGGFYDFLINAKTATDLGAVNGNLHIKLPPVVRVLTYEGFVTTKELDVDKLSLIDQKISSRLNFEGKVKGKGLSLDDIDTYFDARITDSDLIGYYVDSIYGDVKVSDHILAGHLIGSDGEGSVNVQVDLDMAQSPAVYKVDGVVKNLNLWRYKMYTDTIMVSADLHVDLKGDSLEEMNGELRMSQMSLFRPSDSSEIRVPDLLFTSDQNRYNYKYINLKSSILDADIAGDFSIKNALALTRRLGYESSLYFANDDSLIQAYYAGKITDSTETDMRFGIATRDSINQIFTFLNQPIFISPGSSILGQLQFSKYDQALISLDIDSVYYHQVAAENIRADLNLLKQSDKNQLNIAGGIYSDTVKIGPDLSFDQVSLDLQGKQDTLSADLTAKQHLQDNDFRLKLIAGFFPGGRIEASIDPVSSRLVVRGQELQFNNGHKFIYDQKSLDIRNLMLEDENSYLRLDGVVSADINSVLNIDLGQLEINAINDFYPLPFSPSGKISADVALHHVLDDPGFDGLFKVEQFQLDGFDYGEVFVNSDWLQSQGDLHLRANLIAEGDTTLTLVGKYAFPDSIAPIDFNLITQSGFPLDYIYPFVKTQLFEIKGNVELEEFTIRGNVKNLKVNGIGHFEEAGFGVEYFQTRYSFDGKIYFDNDRITFPRITLYDPERNHADFHGVIRHRGLREFEFDLQLDQVKNFLVMNTGKEDNDLFYGTMYVKNGIADITGNLEKLTIQAIASSGPKSRLRIPISYEDDLGKPEFVHFTTDKLYEQGKIKTGLQGFELNLTAIATEDIQIDLIFDEKVGDIMQGRGEGVLNLKVTEDGEFTMFGDYEVKRGEYLFTAQNVLNKKFQVKPGGMIKWTGDPFGAELNIDAIYALNADIKDLLREDRSIRVPVQVLMHLQGLLLQPEIQLSINLPNLSEQGISQIASYLKNIEYDEQELNKQVFSLMVFNRFAPTGGLLAESGAGTGVTTSVSELLSNQLNYWLSQVMSDKVSVNVNTTNFQDVNLLVSAKLFNDRVTLERDGTLVGPGSNFALGNISMNIRLLPKKGEEGQVGAKPTELVLEVFNRESLDLRQQNNTNKAGIGIFFKKDFDKLSELMKKSK, from the coding sequence TTGAAGAAATCTTTTTGGAAAATATTGAGGTATGTGGCAGGGGGAGTGGGCCTCTTTGTAATGCTGTTTCTCGGCCTTAGTATGCTTGTGTCTTTTCCCAGGGTACAAACCTGGCTGGTCATGCACACACAAGGGTATATGTCAGAGTACCTGGGCACCCGTGTGCAGATTGAAAAAGTCAGCATGGCTTTTCCCTATAAAGGTGTGTTTGAAAGTGTTTCTGTTGAAGATTGCCAGGGGTTGCCTTTGGTAAAAATTGAAAGACTGAAAGTGAATATGCTTAGTTTTTCTCTGTGGAATGTTTTCTTCAAACCAACAGAAACCAAACGGTTTAAAATCAGTGGGGTAGATCTGATAGGCCCCGAAATCTTTCTTTCCAGAACGCGGGCAGATAGTCTCTTTAATCTAAACTGTATTCTGGAAAATTTCCTCTCCAATGATACCACTGACGTAGAAAAGTCAGGCTTTGTCATAGATATTGCCGCTGTTCATATTGAAAATGGCCAATTTATTTTTGCTGATTCTACGGCGGAGGATTTTGACTCATTGTACGCCGACCGGATCAATCTGCGCCATATCCAACTGGATTCTATTGAAACCGATTTTTCCCTTTTACTGGAATCAACCGGAAAAGTGGAAATGTACCTCAATCAGATTTCTGCAATTGAAAACTTTACCGGACTTAAACTAGAGCATTTTAGCACCTTCCTGGTCACTGGCGAAAAGCCTGATCCGGCAGACCTTTCCGGAGATGTTCCCTTTGTGGAGTTGTCTGACCTCTCCCTGAAAACGGGCAATACCTGGATTAAGGGAGATATATGGTTCCCCAACACTACTTTCCGCCAACTGATTGACCGTGATTTTAACGAAAATTTTGAAATCAAATTAAAGGATTCCCGGTTGGAGGTAGCGCTGGTAAACTATTTTATTTCCAACCCATTGCCGCTTTCGGGAGTTATCAGGGGGGAAGGGCAGGTGAATGGAAACCGCAATGAAATTCACGCACGTGGATTTTTTGCCAGATATCTCAACCAAACGCGTGTACGTGCAGATATAGACTTATTGGGATATCTTGATCCGGATAAAGCTTCTATCGATATCAGGGTTCAGGAAAGCCGGATATTTTTGCCCGAAATAGAGGCGCTCCTTCCTTCTGTCAAACTCCCCAATATGCTCAAGACACTTCAGACACTTTCTATGACTGGTAGTCTTAAAGGGGGATTTTATGACTTTCTCATTAATGCAAAAACGGCCACTGATCTGGGGGCTGTGAATGGAAATCTCCATATAAAATTGCCGCCTGTAGTAAGAGTACTTACGTATGAGGGATTTGTTACCACGAAGGAACTGGATGTGGATAAGTTGTCATTGATAGATCAAAAAATATCCTCCCGACTAAATTTTGAGGGAAAAGTCAAAGGAAAAGGCCTGAGTTTAGATGATATAGACACTTATTTTGATGCCCGAATCACAGATTCTGATCTTATTGGATATTATGTGGACTCAATATATGGCGATGTGAAAGTTTCCGATCACATTTTGGCAGGCCATCTGATTGGCAGTGATGGTGAAGGGAGTGTGAATGTGCAGGTGGATTTGGATATGGCACAATCTCCGGCAGTCTATAAGGTAGATGGCGTGGTCAAAAATCTGAATCTTTGGCGTTACAAAATGTACACAGATACCATTATGGTCTCCGCTGATCTGCATGTGGATCTGAAGGGCGACTCTTTGGAGGAAATGAATGGGGAGTTGCGAATGTCACAGATGTCGCTATTCCGGCCTTCAGATTCTTCGGAAATCAGAGTCCCCGATCTGTTATTTACTTCTGATCAAAACCGCTATAATTATAAATACATCAATCTGAAAAGCAGTATCCTCGATGCAGATATTGCCGGAGATTTTTCCATCAAAAATGCCCTGGCGCTTACCCGAAGGCTGGGGTATGAGAGTTCCCTCTATTTTGCCAATGATGACAGTCTGATTCAGGCCTACTATGCCGGGAAAATCACAGACTCTACAGAAACAGATATGCGTTTTGGCATTGCTACAAGAGATAGTATCAATCAAATATTCACCTTCCTCAATCAACCTATTTTTATTTCTCCGGGTTCCTCTATATTAGGCCAGCTGCAATTCAGTAAATATGACCAGGCATTGATATCTCTCGATATCGATTCTGTTTATTATCATCAGGTAGCAGCGGAAAACATCCGGGCAGACCTCAATCTCCTAAAACAAAGTGATAAAAACCAGTTGAATATTGCCGGGGGGATTTATAGCGATACAGTCAAAATTGGACCAGATCTTAGCTTTGATCAGGTTTCGCTCGATTTACAGGGTAAACAGGATACGCTTTCAGCAGATCTTACCGCTAAACAACATCTTCAGGACAACGATTTCCGGTTAAAACTGATTGCAGGATTTTTTCCCGGAGGAAGAATTGAGGCCAGTATTGACCCGGTCTCTTCCCGATTGGTGGTAAGAGGGCAGGAACTCCAGTTTAATAATGGGCACAAATTTATCTATGACCAGAAATCACTCGATATCAGAAACCTGATGCTGGAAGATGAGAATAGCTACCTGCGACTTGATGGGGTAGTTTCTGCGGATATTAATTCTGTGCTGAATATAGATTTAGGGCAATTGGAAATAAATGCCATCAACGATTTTTACCCTTTACCATTTTCTCCTTCAGGGAAGATTAGCGCAGACGTTGCTTTGCACCATGTATTGGATGATCCGGGTTTTGATGGCTTATTTAAAGTTGAGCAATTCCAACTGGATGGATTTGACTACGGAGAGGTGTTTGTCAATTCAGACTGGCTGCAATCCCAGGGTGATCTTCATCTACGTGCCAATCTGATCGCTGAAGGCGACACTACCCTGACTTTAGTCGGAAAATACGCTTTCCCGGACTCCATTGCACCGATTGATTTTAATCTGATCACGCAAAGTGGATTCCCGCTCGATTATATTTATCCTTTCGTAAAAACCCAGTTATTTGAAATAAAAGGGAACGTCGAGCTGGAAGAATTTACCATCAGAGGGAATGTCAAAAACCTGAAAGTCAATGGGATTGGCCATTTTGAAGAAGCTGGATTCGGGGTGGAGTATTTCCAGACCCGCTATTCCTTTGATGGGAAGATATATTTCGACAACGACCGGATCACATTTCCCCGCATTACCCTGTATGACCCCGAACGCAATCATGCTGATTTTCACGGGGTTATTCGACACAGAGGGTTACGTGAATTTGAGTTTGACCTGCAGCTTGATCAGGTTAAAAATTTTCTGGTCATGAATACAGGTAAAGAAGACAATGATCTCTTTTACGGTACGATGTATGTCAAAAATGGCATTGCTGATATTACCGGAAACCTCGAAAAGCTCACCATACAGGCCATTGCCTCTTCTGGTCCTAAAAGCCGTTTGCGTATTCCCATCTCCTATGAAGACGATCTGGGAAAGCCGGAATTTGTGCATTTTACGACAGACAAATTGTATGAACAGGGCAAAATCAAAACCGGACTTCAGGGATTCGAACTGAATCTCACCGCCATCGCCACAGAAGATATTCAGATAGACCTCATTTTTGACGAAAAAGTGGGCGATATCATGCAGGGAAGAGGGGAAGGTGTGCTTAATCTCAAAGTTACCGAAGATGGGGAATTTACCATGTTTGGTGATTATGAAGTAAAACGCGGTGAATACTTGTTTACCGCCCAAAACGTCCTGAATAAAAAATTTCAGGTAAAACCCGGAGGCATGATCAAATGGACAGGGGACCCATTTGGCGCAGAACTGAACATTGACGCGATTTATGCATTGAATGCAGACATCAAAGATCTGTTGCGGGAAGATCGCTCGATCCGTGTTCCGGTTCAGGTACTGATGCATCTGCAAGGTTTGCTGCTGCAACCCGAAATTCAGCTGTCGATCAACTTACCCAATCTTTCGGAGCAGGGGATATCTCAGATCGCCTCCTACCTGAAAAATATCGAGTACGATGAGCAGGAACTCAATAAACAGGTATTCAGCCTGATGGTATTTAACCGCTTTGCCCCTACAGGCGGGCTCCTTGCTGAAAGTGGTGCGGGTACAGGTGTCACGACCAGTGTATCAGAATTGCTAAGTAATCAGCTCAATTATTGGCTTTCGCAGGTGATGAGCGATAAAGTAAGCGTCAACGTCAACACAACCAATTTTCAGGATGTGAACCTGCTGGTTTCCGCAAAGCTCTTTAATGACCGCGTTACGCTCGAGCGAGATGGAACGCTGGTCGGGCCCGGTTCCAATTTTGCATTGGGCAATATTAGTATGAACATCCGCCTTCTTCCCAAAAAAGGAGAAGAAGGACAGGTCGGAGCGAAGCCTACCGAGCTTGTACTTGAAGTCTTTAACCGGGAAAGCCTCGATCTTCGTCAGCAAAACAATACCAACAAAGCAGGTATTGGTATATTTTTTAAGAAGGACTTTGACAAACTCAGTGAGTTGATGAAAAAGTCGAAATAG
- the tsaD gene encoding tRNA (adenosine(37)-N6)-threonylcarbamoyltransferase complex transferase subunit TsaD: MPIILAIESSCDETSSAVIRDGRILVNLISSQLAHSEYGGVVPELASRLHQQQIIRVVQQSLSTAKISLQELDAIAFTRGPGLLGALLVGTCFAKSLAYGLNLPLIEVNHMQAHVLANFISDNPPEFPFLCLTVSGGHTQLVLVRSHQDMEIIGKTIDDAAGEAFDKAAKIMGLPYPGGPLIDKYASSGNPKAFSFPRPDIGRYEFSFSGLKTSILYLIRDHLKENPSFLQERLEDLCASYQDKIVSILLEKFHLAAKDFGVKHLAIAGGVSANSELRRRFETMCRKEGWTAHIPAFEYCTDNAGMIAIAGHFKFLSGDFTDLKAIPFTREGKE, encoded by the coding sequence ATGCCGATTATTCTTGCCATAGAATCTTCCTGTGATGAAACTTCATCCGCCGTCATTCGCGACGGCCGTATATTGGTGAATCTGATCAGCTCACAACTCGCTCATAGCGAGTATGGGGGCGTCGTACCAGAACTTGCCTCCCGGCTACACCAGCAACAAATCATCCGGGTAGTGCAACAATCACTTTCAACGGCAAAAATCTCCCTTCAGGAACTGGACGCCATTGCTTTTACCCGGGGCCCGGGACTACTTGGGGCGCTGCTGGTTGGGACATGTTTTGCAAAATCTCTGGCCTACGGCCTGAATTTGCCCCTCATTGAGGTAAATCATATGCAGGCGCATGTACTGGCAAATTTCATTTCTGACAATCCGCCCGAATTTCCCTTCCTGTGCCTGACCGTATCAGGCGGGCATACCCAGCTTGTACTTGTGCGCAGCCACCAGGATATGGAGATCATCGGTAAAACTATCGACGATGCCGCTGGAGAAGCCTTTGACAAAGCCGCAAAAATCATGGGACTTCCCTACCCTGGCGGACCGCTGATCGACAAGTATGCCAGTTCCGGAAACCCAAAAGCGTTTTCTTTCCCCCGCCCGGATATCGGAAGGTATGAATTTAGCTTCAGCGGGCTGAAAACTTCCATACTATACCTGATCAGAGATCATTTGAAAGAAAACCCTTCCTTTTTGCAGGAGCGTCTGGAAGATCTTTGTGCCAGTTATCAGGATAAAATTGTGAGTATTTTGCTGGAAAAATTCCACCTTGCAGCCAAAGATTTTGGGGTTAAGCATCTGGCCATTGCAGGAGGAGTTTCTGCCAACTCCGAACTCAGGAGAAGATTTGAAACCATGTGCAGGAAAGAAGGATGGACTGCACACATACCTGCATTTGAATACTGCACAGACAATGCGGGCATGATTGCTATTGCCGGGCACTTCAAGTTTCTTTCCGGTGATTTTACAGATTTAAAAGCAATTCCATTTACCAGAGAAGGGAAAGAGTGA
- a CDS encoding TonB-dependent receptor yields the protein MKLSLFRIYFLATLLALLPGLAIGQTGVIKGKVKDPNNDPISDVSIVVLDFQPEVKIRSDAEGNYSLKLPSGRVYRIQFSHVAYINAVLEQEVADGRVYDRPVKMISRAVADVEIIGEKAPTSIDDRSAMLVSPIKMEKLLEMPSVAPSVEAFTKYQPGVATTSEFTSQYQVRGGNYDENLVYVNGIEIYRPFLTRSGQQEGLGFSNASMAQGLKFSTGGFGAEYGDKMSSVLDIDYRRPKDFRGTAEIGIISTNLHAEGISRNKKDPAKPGRFTWLMGARRFSMSYLLNSLETRGDYRPSYLDYQGMFTFTPKSKYYKPRYTVVNGDTTDVLYYPNEKLTFTSFFAVTQNQYRFDPTGQETTFGTIQQAFRLRVAFEGREISSYTTGLGALMAEYKPHTRLQFNYIVTGFKTEESELFDVEGGYLLGEVNTNFGSDEFNETEFDLGIGTQFRHARNYLDAFVFSAETNGRWTNNNSATHRLLFGLKYQHQIINDDVKEYSALDSAGYLVDSTGQFGLDEYIRGKITLENNLYKAYLQHEWLLTPQITLISGSRLLYYDQIDRWMFSPRVQLLIKAMEEKNGETQLRFRLASGLYQQPPFYREFRRLDGTVNTNLRAQSSLHFIAGMDYRFYAWNRPFRLFSEAYYKRLYNLIPYEVQNVRIRYYPDQIADGYAMGIDARLNGEFIKGIDSWVSVGLLKTAEDIEGDDRGYIPRPTDQRFTFAMYFQDELPVNPTYKVHVSYVYGSGMRFGPPNNFDLRTFYDFPAYHRVDIGFSKLISFITGGERNNKKGVESIWATVEIFNLLQRENTVSYVWIKDLQNRAFAVPNHLSARLLNARIIIKFR from the coding sequence ATGAAGCTGAGTCTATTCCGAATATATTTTCTTGCTACCCTGCTGGCCCTTCTTCCGGGTTTGGCAATTGGGCAAACGGGCGTGATTAAGGGGAAAGTAAAAGACCCCAACAATGACCCGATTTCAGATGTTTCCATTGTCGTGCTGGATTTTCAGCCGGAAGTGAAGATTCGAAGCGATGCGGAGGGCAATTACTCTCTGAAACTTCCCTCCGGCCGTGTGTACCGGATCCAGTTTTCACATGTTGCCTATATCAATGCGGTTCTGGAACAGGAAGTCGCTGACGGACGGGTTTACGACCGTCCGGTTAAGATGATTTCCCGGGCTGTTGCAGATGTAGAAATCATCGGAGAAAAGGCCCCCACCAGTATCGATGATCGCAGCGCGATGCTGGTATCTCCCATTAAAATGGAAAAATTGCTGGAAATGCCATCCGTAGCGCCCAGTGTGGAAGCTTTTACCAAATACCAGCCGGGAGTCGCCACCACCTCCGAATTTACCTCACAGTATCAGGTGCGAGGCGGGAATTATGATGAGAACCTCGTGTATGTCAACGGAATCGAAATCTACCGCCCCTTTCTTACCCGTTCGGGTCAGCAGGAAGGCTTGGGCTTTTCCAACGCAAGTATGGCCCAGGGACTAAAATTTAGCACAGGAGGTTTTGGCGCAGAATATGGAGACAAAATGTCTTCCGTGCTTGATATCGATTACCGCCGCCCTAAAGATTTTAGAGGAACCGCCGAAATTGGCATCATCAGCACAAATCTCCATGCGGAAGGAATAAGCAGGAATAAAAAAGATCCTGCAAAACCCGGCCGTTTTACCTGGCTTATGGGCGCGCGCCGTTTTTCGATGTCCTATTTACTCAATAGTCTTGAAACCAGGGGGGATTATCGCCCCAGCTATCTTGATTATCAGGGGATGTTTACCTTTACGCCCAAATCCAAATATTATAAACCCCGGTACACAGTTGTCAATGGAGATACGACAGATGTCCTCTATTACCCCAACGAAAAACTTACCTTCACTTCTTTTTTTGCTGTCACCCAAAATCAGTATCGGTTTGATCCAACCGGGCAAGAAACCACTTTCGGCACTATTCAGCAGGCTTTCCGGCTAAGAGTGGCCTTTGAAGGGCGGGAAATCAGTTCCTATACTACCGGACTGGGGGCACTTATGGCTGAATACAAACCCCATACGCGACTTCAGTTTAATTATATTGTCACGGGTTTTAAAACCGAAGAAAGCGAATTATTTGATGTCGAAGGCGGTTATCTGCTCGGTGAAGTAAACACCAATTTCGGTTCCGACGAGTTTAACGAAACAGAGTTTGATCTGGGCATCGGCACACAGTTTCGGCATGCCCGAAACTATCTTGACGCATTTGTATTCAGTGCAGAAACCAACGGCCGCTGGACCAACAACAATAGTGCGACCCACCGCTTGTTGTTTGGCCTGAAATATCAACATCAAATCATTAATGACGATGTGAAAGAATATTCGGCACTCGACTCGGCCGGTTATCTGGTTGATTCTACCGGTCAGTTTGGGCTGGACGAATATATTCGCGGTAAAATCACCCTGGAGAACAATCTGTATAAGGCCTATTTACAGCACGAATGGCTGCTCACCCCCCAAATCACCCTGATCAGTGGATCAAGATTGCTCTATTATGACCAAATCGACCGGTGGATGTTTAGCCCACGGGTGCAGTTGCTGATTAAGGCTATGGAGGAAAAAAACGGAGAAACACAATTGCGGTTCAGATTGGCAAGCGGTCTTTATCAACAGCCTCCCTTTTACAGAGAATTTCGCAGGCTCGACGGGACAGTCAATACCAACCTGAGGGCGCAGAGCTCGCTTCACTTCATTGCCGGGATGGATTACCGGTTTTATGCATGGAACAGACCTTTCCGCCTGTTTTCTGAAGCTTACTATAAACGATTGTACAATCTTATCCCTTATGAAGTCCAAAATGTCCGGATTCGCTATTATCCCGACCAGATTGCCGACGGATATGCCATGGGGATCGACGCCCGGCTCAATGGAGAGTTTATCAAAGGGATTGATTCATGGGTAAGTGTAGGTTTGCTGAAAACGGCAGAGGATATTGAGGGCGATGACCGAGGATATATTCCGCGCCCCACAGATCAGCGTTTTACCTTCGCCATGTATTTTCAGGATGAATTACCGGTCAACCCCACGTACAAAGTCCATGTGAGTTATGTATATGGAAGTGGTATGCGTTTTGGACCACCCAATAATTTTGATTTGCGCACCTTTTACGATTTCCCCGCTTACCATCGTGTGGATATAGGTTTTAGCAAACTCATTTCATTTATCACCGGGGGAGAACGAAATAATAAAAAAGGCGTAGAGTCCATCTGGGCAACTGTCGAGATTTTCAATCTGCTTCAGCGTGAAAATACTGTTTCCTATGTATGGATAAAAGATTTGCAAAACCGGGCTTTTGCCGTTCCCAATCATCTTTCAGCACGGTTGCTCAATGCCCGTATTATTATCAAATTCCGTTAA
- a CDS encoding response regulator, producing the protein MRIFLVEDNPGDVVLTREALKEIIGREFQMDVATDGALAISMVDEMETGIVSVPDLFFIDLNLPKVHGKLVLEHIRRIHTTKNIPAIVISTSNRAEDRRIVEENKPGFYAMKPMNYNDFVLVLRKAIETLNIDNKNSLPV; encoded by the coding sequence ATGAGAATATTTTTGGTCGAAGACAATCCGGGGGACGTCGTACTTACAAGAGAAGCACTAAAGGAGATTATTGGGCGGGAATTTCAAATGGATGTCGCCACGGACGGTGCACTTGCTATATCGATGGTAGATGAAATGGAAACAGGCATTGTTTCTGTTCCAGATCTCTTTTTTATTGACCTGAATCTACCAAAAGTCCATGGGAAGTTGGTTCTTGAACATATCCGAAGAATCCATACAACGAAAAATATTCCAGCCATCGTCATCTCCACTTCCAACCGGGCGGAGGACAGACGAATTGTTGAAGAAAACAAGCCGGGGTTTTATGCCATGAAACCCATGAATTACAATGACTTTGTCTTAGTTTTAAGGAAAGCCATAGAAACATTAAATATCGACAACAAAAACTCACTACCGGTGTAA
- a CDS encoding glycosyltransferase gives MRKIVCFGPGPMFKGGISNYNTSLAKALDQLPDTEVHIVSWTQQYPAIIPRDFVDRSSKESFLEGTDIKVTYLTNYNRPGTWRATWKFIRDLNPDMVVFQWAIALQGLPMGRIARMLKKHTDIEIVFDVHVLVQKEASVLDKFFTRYGLKIADTFIAHAYTTAGELQSTFPNEKFIVNETGQRDTAGGKTIIKLYHPVYNLFSPDPRFDVEGMKAKLGLQPNVFLFFGFIRKYKGLHHVIPAFAKALKQRSDISLLIVGESFWQTLDQKNFSTRVKNFLFGAAKKLFLRKSDDERNYNPLALIEALGIGDHCVVVNEFVPNEKVHQYFQISDAILTYYMTATPSGVESLAYNFQMPVLATRVGHFPETITDGYNGYMAEPEDIDSMAAVMLKFLDKPIPRENVAASASEMSWYNYASAVLHR, from the coding sequence ATGAGAAAAATTGTTTGTTTTGGGCCAGGCCCAATGTTCAAGGGCGGAATTTCCAATTACAATACCTCTCTGGCAAAAGCGCTGGATCAACTTCCCGATACGGAGGTTCATATTGTATCCTGGACCCAGCAATATCCGGCGATTATTCCCCGTGATTTTGTGGACAGATCCAGTAAAGAGTCGTTTCTGGAAGGCACGGATATTAAGGTTACGTATCTGACAAATTACAACCGGCCCGGAACCTGGCGGGCTACCTGGAAATTTATCCGCGACCTGAATCCCGATATGGTTGTATTTCAGTGGGCAATTGCCCTGCAGGGTTTGCCTATGGGGAGAATCGCCCGAATGCTGAAAAAGCATACAGATATTGAAATTGTGTTTGATGTGCATGTGCTGGTGCAAAAAGAAGCGAGTGTGCTGGATAAATTTTTTACCCGCTATGGGCTGAAAATTGCCGATACCTTTATCGCTCATGCATATACTACCGCGGGAGAATTGCAAAGTACCTTTCCCAACGAAAAATTTATTGTAAACGAAACCGGACAAAGAGATACGGCCGGCGGTAAAACAATCATTAAACTGTATCACCCGGTATATAACTTATTCTCACCAGACCCCAGGTTTGATGTAGAAGGAATGAAAGCAAAACTTGGCTTGCAGCCCAATGTCTTTTTATTTTTTGGTTTTATCCGGAAATACAAAGGGCTTCACCATGTCATTCCGGCATTTGCGAAAGCGCTGAAACAAAGAAGCGATATTTCTCTGTTGATTGTAGGGGAATCATTTTGGCAGACGCTTGATCAGAAAAACTTCTCGACCCGGGTGAAGAACTTTCTTTTTGGCGCTGCAAAAAAACTTTTCCTCCGAAAGTCGGATGATGAGCGCAATTACAATCCGCTTGCACTCATTGAAGCATTGGGCATTGGCGATCATTGTGTGGTGGTAAATGAATTTGTGCCCAATGAAAAAGTCCATCAGTATTTTCAAATCAGCGACGCTATTCTGACTTATTATATGACAGCTACCCCTTCAGGGGTGGAGTCGCTGGCCTACAATTTCCAAATGCCCGTACTTGCAACAAGGGTCGGGCATTTTCCTGAAACTATTACCGATGGATATAATGGATATATGGCTGAGCCTGAGGATATTGATTCAATGGCGGCTGTGATGTTGAAATTTTTGGATAAACCGATTCCCCGTGAAAATGTGGCGGCATCTGCCTCAGAGATGAGCTGGTACAACTACGCATCTGCCGTTTTACACCGGTAG